The following coding sequences lie in one Ignavibacteria bacterium genomic window:
- a CDS encoding class I SAM-dependent methyltransferase, whose amino-acid sequence MHIFDSCPICYCNKLSDFKEFGRTKLVKCRSCKIIFQNPQPNTAEIKNFYDELYLQSISRNDVFLKYPQVKAAAEFHLQRIEQRFGKINSILEIGCGNGEFLAALRDLGYSVDGIEISSDGCKYAKSHFDLNLFNGKIEQFKTNKEFDLIIFNHSLEHFPDPKFAIQKSCELLKKNGIVWIVLPNILSTDRFVHGDRWDGWHLPYHLFHFSPNSLKFLLKQAKFSRVELVKTFLNPVQIFKFFISGETDYERKNINQVNTCCTACRNSEINFIKRIIRKPITFFFSGQNMTGFAVK is encoded by the coding sequence ATGCACATATTTGATTCTTGCCCGATTTGCTATTGCAATAAACTTTCTGACTTTAAGGAATTCGGTCGGACAAAATTGGTGAAATGCAGAAGCTGTAAAATTATTTTTCAAAATCCCCAGCCAAATACCGCAGAAATTAAAAACTTTTATGATGAACTTTATCTTCAAAGCATTTCGCGCAATGACGTATTTTTAAAATACCCACAAGTTAAAGCTGCGGCTGAATTTCATCTCCAAAGAATTGAACAACGATTTGGAAAGATCAATTCGATCCTCGAAATCGGCTGCGGTAATGGAGAGTTTTTAGCTGCTTTAAGAGATTTGGGTTATTCGGTAGATGGAATTGAAATTTCTTCTGACGGCTGCAAATACGCAAAATCACATTTCGATTTAAATCTCTTCAATGGTAAAATTGAGCAATTCAAAACCAATAAAGAATTTGATTTAATAATATTCAATCATTCACTTGAGCATTTTCCAGATCCAAAATTTGCGATACAAAAAAGTTGTGAACTGCTTAAGAAAAATGGAATTGTTTGGATCGTCCTTCCAAACATTTTAAGTACAGATAGATTTGTCCATGGCGACAGATGGGATGGCTGGCACTTGCCTTATCACCTATTTCACTTCTCGCCAAATTCGTTAAAGTTCCTGCTCAAACAAGCAAAATTTTCAAGAGTTGAGCTTGTAAAAACATTTCTGAATCCGGTTCAAATCTTCAAATTCTTTATATCGGGCGAAACAGATTACGAGAGAAAAAATATCAATCAAGTGAATACTTGCTGCACAGCCTGTCGAAATTCGGAAATCAATTTTATAAAAAGAATTATACGAAAACCAATTACATTTTTTTTCTCTGGACAAAACATGACAGGATTTGCTGTAAAATAA
- a CDS encoding carbohydrate binding family 9 domain-containing protein, whose protein sequence is MRRYLFTLLLFLSQFSLLLSIDRPGNSKTVTAHRLNEKILLDGLLSETVWTNKPISEFTQSDPKEGEKATELTEVWVAYDDDALYVAAKLYDSQPDSIVGLYARRDDMPESDIFAFAVDSYFDRRTAFVFALNPAGSMLDGTFYNDSWNEWSWDGIWDYGIHKNSKGWYVEMRIPFTQLRFKDEDEMKWGINFYRRIHRKNEEAHFVQVPKKESGYVSHFATLIGLRGIKSKQRLELLPYFVSKAQYLIHDANDPFYKGKQYRLNAGADLKLGLGSNLTLDATFNPDFGQVEVDPAVVNLSAFETFYQEKRPFFIEGGNIFRFGSGGANSNWGMNWGDPRLFYSRRIGRAPQGSVERDGFVDYPTETRILGAAKLSGKIGDNLSLGIINAVTERTFATIDSSNFKSEEEVEPLTYYGVFRAQKEFNSGSQSIGMIGTAVIRDLEYLPLKDRLSDKAFTLGIDGWTSLDSSQTYVVTSYLAGSYSHGSENYLVRLQRSSRRYLQRPDAAFLKIDSNLTSLSGYVGRVAVNKQKGNIIFNSAVGILSPGFESNDLGFQSRADVINAHVVGGYRWYEPDDFSRSKSAVLAYFRNYNFDGDVIGQGIFNFGNIQFLNYWGLGYNVGYNFSAYSTDLTRGGPITKRPNSLFLNLHGYTDGRKKLTAFFGGEYFENNAGDNGFGINLDFNWKPSSKLIISFGPSLNKNFETAQWAGRFEDKYADETYGNRYVFGEMKQTTISSNIRLNWTFTPKLSLQLYLQPLISVGNYENFKELAKPRTYDFNYFGENGSTIKYDSNSEEYTVDPDGIGPAVSFSFQNPDFNYKSLRANLVLRWEFSPGSAFYFVWTHDKTNFDDPGRFSAGRDFKNLWNAEANNILMIKFTYWLDV, encoded by the coding sequence ATGAGACGATATTTATTTACACTATTATTATTCCTTTCTCAATTTTCCCTATTGCTTTCCATTGACCGCCCTGGTAACTCAAAAACTGTCACCGCCCATAGATTAAATGAAAAAATATTGCTGGATGGTCTCTTATCAGAAACTGTTTGGACAAATAAACCAATAAGCGAATTTACACAAAGTGATCCCAAAGAAGGAGAAAAAGCAACTGAGCTGACAGAAGTTTGGGTGGCGTATGATGATGATGCACTTTATGTTGCAGCAAAGCTTTACGATTCTCAACCGGATTCGATCGTAGGTTTATATGCAAGACGGGATGATATGCCCGAATCTGATATATTCGCTTTTGCAGTTGATTCATATTTCGATAGAAGAACAGCATTCGTTTTTGCATTGAATCCTGCAGGCTCAATGCTCGATGGTACATTTTATAACGATAGCTGGAACGAATGGTCTTGGGATGGAATATGGGATTATGGAATTCATAAAAATAGTAAGGGCTGGTATGTCGAAATGCGCATACCATTTACACAGCTTAGATTCAAAGATGAAGATGAAATGAAGTGGGGAATAAATTTTTACAGACGGATCCATAGAAAAAATGAAGAAGCTCATTTCGTTCAAGTTCCAAAAAAAGAAAGCGGTTACGTATCGCACTTTGCTACTTTAATTGGACTTCGCGGGATCAAATCCAAGCAAAGACTTGAATTGCTTCCTTACTTTGTTTCGAAAGCACAGTATTTAATTCATGATGCTAATGATCCATTCTACAAAGGAAAACAATATCGGTTGAATGCTGGTGCAGATTTGAAACTTGGTCTTGGCAGCAATCTTACTTTGGATGCAACATTTAATCCCGATTTCGGGCAAGTTGAAGTCGATCCAGCAGTTGTTAATCTTTCTGCATTTGAAACTTTTTATCAGGAAAAAAGACCTTTCTTTATAGAAGGAGGAAACATATTCAGATTTGGTTCTGGGGGAGCGAACAGTAATTGGGGAATGAATTGGGGGGACCCAAGATTATTTTATTCCCGAAGAATCGGCAGGGCTCCACAAGGTTCAGTCGAACGTGATGGATTCGTGGATTATCCAACTGAAACTAGAATTCTCGGTGCAGCAAAACTTTCCGGCAAAATTGGAGATAACTTGTCACTCGGAATTATCAATGCTGTAACTGAACGAACATTTGCTACAATTGATTCATCGAACTTCAAATCTGAAGAAGAGGTCGAACCATTAACTTACTACGGAGTATTCAGGGCTCAAAAAGAGTTTAACTCTGGAAGTCAATCTATCGGTATGATTGGCACCGCAGTGATTCGAGATTTAGAGTATCTACCGCTCAAAGATAGATTAAGTGATAAAGCATTTACTCTTGGAATTGATGGATGGACTTCACTCGATTCAAGTCAAACTTATGTGGTAACAAGTTATTTAGCTGGATCGTATTCACACGGCTCAGAAAATTATCTTGTCAGATTACAACGATCTTCAAGGAGATATTTACAAAGGCCGGATGCAGCATTTTTAAAAATAGATAGCAATTTGACTTCATTATCCGGATATGTCGGTAGAGTTGCAGTGAATAAACAGAAAGGAAATATAATTTTTAACTCAGCTGTTGGAATTCTCTCACCAGGATTTGAATCGAACGATCTCGGCTTTCAATCACGAGCGGATGTAATAAATGCTCATGTCGTAGGTGGATATCGTTGGTATGAGCCAGACGATTTTTCAAGAAGTAAGTCAGCTGTCCTTGCTTACTTTAGAAATTATAATTTTGATGGTGATGTAATTGGACAGGGAATATTCAATTTTGGAAATATTCAATTTCTGAATTATTGGGGATTAGGATACAATGTTGGATATAATTTTTCGGCATATTCAACCGATTTGACAAGAGGCGGTCCGATTACAAAACGACCGAATTCACTCTTCCTCAATCTTCATGGATATACTGACGGACGGAAAAAATTAACTGCTTTCTTCGGTGGTGAGTATTTTGAAAATAATGCAGGCGATAATGGATTCGGAATTAATCTTGATTTTAATTGGAAACCGTCATCAAAATTAATTATTTCATTTGGGCCATCGCTAAATAAGAATTTTGAAACTGCTCAATGGGCCGGAAGATTCGAGGACAAATATGCTGACGAGACTTATGGTAATCGTTATGTTTTCGGTGAGATGAAACAAACAACAATTTCATCAAATATCAGATTGAATTGGACGTTTACACCAAAGCTTAGTCTTCAATTATATTTGCAGCCCCTTATTTCCGTCGGTAATTATGAAAACTTTAAGGAGCTCGCAAAACCGCGCACATATGATTTTAATTACTTCGGAGAAAACGGCTCAACCATTAAATACGATTCCAATTCAGAAGAATATACTGTCGATCCGGATGGCATTGGGCCGGCTGTGAGTTTTAGTTTTCAGAATCCAGATTTTAATTACAAATCCCTCCGAGCAAATTTAGTTTTGAGATGGGAATTCTCGCCGGGTTCTGCATTTTATTTTGTATGGACTCATGATAAAACCAACTTCGATGATCCGGGACGCTTTTCAGCCGGAAGAGATTTTAAGAATCTTTGGAATGCGGAAGCAAACAATATTCTAATGATAAAATTTACTTATTGGCTGGATGTCTAA
- a CDS encoding pirin family protein, which produces MIKLIKANERHFFKTDWLQTYWHFSFDHYYDPNNMNWGNIRVFNDDIIKPKSGFDFHPHRDMEIITFIISGELTHRDNLGNEGVIKSGDIQRMTAGRGIIHSERNEHSDEPVHLLQMWVLPDQSGLDPSYDEKHFDITERLNKLLTVVSNSKHPYSLHINQDVTFYVSKLEESIEIAHLTDKERYLYLYTIDGELQVNDVELSKADSLKIHGEEIINFKTKSKADFLLIDCNG; this is translated from the coding sequence ATGATTAAACTGATCAAGGCAAATGAACGACATTTCTTCAAGACCGATTGGCTTCAAACCTATTGGCATTTTTCTTTCGACCACTATTATGATCCAAATAATATGAATTGGGGAAACATTAGAGTTTTTAATGACGATATAATTAAACCAAAATCTGGCTTCGATTTTCATCCTCATCGTGATATGGAGATTATAACTTTTATCATCAGCGGAGAATTAACCCACCGTGATAATTTAGGAAATGAAGGCGTAATCAAATCCGGAGATATTCAGAGAATGACAGCCGGCAGAGGAATAATTCATTCTGAAAGAAATGAACACTCCGATGAGCCTGTTCACTTATTGCAAATGTGGGTGCTTCCTGATCAATCTGGACTCGATCCTTCATATGATGAAAAACATTTTGATATCACTGAAAGACTGAACAAACTTCTTACGGTTGTGAGTAACAGTAAACACCCATACTCGCTCCACATAAACCAAGATGTAACATTTTATGTTTCGAAATTGGAAGAATCAATTGAGATAGCTCATCTTACCGACAAAGAAAGGTATCTTTATTTGTATACAATTGATGGCGAATTGCAAGTCAACGATGTTGAGTTATCAAAAGCTGACTCACTCAAAATTCACGGAGAGGAAATTATTAATTTTAAAACAAAGTCTAAAGCTGACTTTCTCTTAATAGACTGTAATGGATAA
- the waaF gene encoding lipopolysaccharide heptosyltransferase II, with protein sequence MYKLSSYKKILVIRLSSLGDILLTSPLLKSLSAAYENCLIDFLLKPQFAQAVESSPHINEVIYYQKNELRTIRKKIENSSYDYVIDLQNNFRTRRLLRRSSIKVFRFQKPTVKKFLLVNLKVNLLKDKTSIAQRYIDSFPLVKGEKLELEFHYPEGKDEEANLLSTGIFVDRLIIGICPGSKHFTKRYPAEYFSKLINELSQLSYSIFLFGGKEDSKVCSKLAGQNPRVNNFQNENDLYLTAALMKKCSAVISNDSALMHLACSLDIPTLAIFGSTVAEFGFFPLGNKSVLIENINLNCRPCTHIGRNECPKGHFKCMKDISPQMIISKLQSLLKNE encoded by the coding sequence TTGTATAAATTGAGTTCATACAAAAAAATATTGGTCATTCGTTTAAGCTCCCTCGGTGATATTTTACTGACATCTCCGCTCTTGAAATCTTTAAGTGCAGCTTATGAAAATTGTCTAATCGATTTTCTTCTTAAGCCCCAGTTTGCCCAAGCGGTTGAAAGCAGCCCCCATATAAATGAAGTTATATATTATCAAAAAAATGAACTTCGTACTATTCGAAAGAAGATTGAAAATTCATCTTATGATTATGTAATTGACCTCCAAAATAATTTCCGTACTCGACGGTTATTAAGAAGGTCGAGCATAAAAGTTTTTAGATTTCAAAAGCCAACTGTTAAAAAATTTTTATTAGTAAACTTAAAGGTTAACTTACTAAAAGACAAAACTTCAATTGCTCAACGATATATTGACTCATTCCCACTCGTGAAAGGAGAAAAATTAGAACTAGAGTTTCATTATCCCGAAGGCAAAGATGAAGAAGCTAACTTATTGTCAACCGGAATATTTGTTGACAGATTAATTATCGGAATTTGCCCTGGCTCAAAACATTTTACAAAAAGGTATCCGGCAGAATACTTTTCAAAATTGATCAACGAGCTTTCTCAATTGAGTTATTCTATTTTTCTCTTCGGTGGAAAAGAGGACAGCAAGGTTTGTTCTAAACTCGCGGGTCAAAATCCAAGAGTTAATAATTTTCAAAATGAAAACGATTTGTACCTTACTGCAGCCTTGATGAAGAAATGTTCAGCTGTAATTTCGAATGATTCCGCCTTGATGCATCTTGCCTGTTCATTGGACATCCCAACTCTTGCGATATTTGGTTCAACTGTGGCTGAGTTTGGATTTTTTCCGCTCGGCAATAAGAGTGTATTAATTGAAAACATTAATTTAAATTGCAGGCCATGTACCCACATTGGAAGAAACGAGTGCCCGAAGGGACATTTCAAATGTATGAAAGATATTTCACCGCAAATGATCATCTCAAAGCTTCAGAGTCTTTTAAAAAATGAATAA
- a CDS encoding class 1 fructose-bisphosphatase: MPHRRFMTLERHIIESERRHPQATGELSALLSDLALAAKIVSLEVNKAGLVDILGFTGDTNIHGERVKKLDIFAHEILIRAMDHGGHLCVMASEEEEQLIHIPAHKRIGKYVLLFDPLDGSSNIDVNVSIGTIFSIYKRKSSGDGAGRLEDCLQKGSEQVAAGYIVYGSSTILVYTTGNGVYGFTLDPSVGEFLLSHDNIRIPTKGKIYSTNEGNYLYWEEGLKKYIKYLQQHDKETGRPYTGRYIGSFVADFHRNLIYGGIFIYPKDNRNPSGKLRLMYECNPLAFICEQAGGKASDGHTRMLDIQPKELHQRIPLFIGSLHDVRIAEEFVQGQRDLDTK, encoded by the coding sequence ATGCCGCACAGAAGATTCATGACTCTTGAACGCCATATTATCGAAAGTGAAAGAAGACATCCACAGGCGACTGGAGAACTTTCAGCATTGCTCTCTGACCTTGCATTAGCTGCAAAAATTGTTTCTCTTGAAGTTAACAAAGCAGGTTTAGTAGATATTCTCGGATTTACTGGCGATACGAATATTCATGGCGAGCGAGTAAAGAAGCTCGACATTTTTGCACATGAAATTCTAATTCGCGCAATGGACCATGGCGGGCATCTTTGTGTAATGGCTTCGGAAGAAGAAGAACAGCTAATTCATATTCCGGCTCACAAGAGAATTGGAAAGTATGTTTTGCTGTTCGATCCACTCGATGGCTCTTCAAACATTGATGTGAATGTATCAATCGGAACAATTTTTTCTATTTATAAAAGGAAATCCTCGGGAGATGGAGCTGGCAGGCTTGAGGATTGTCTGCAAAAAGGATCCGAACAAGTTGCCGCAGGTTACATTGTTTACGGTTCGAGTACGATTTTAGTTTACACAACCGGAAATGGAGTCTATGGTTTTACGCTCGATCCATCGGTCGGTGAATTTCTTCTTTCACACGATAATATTCGAATTCCAACTAAGGGAAAAATTTATTCGACCAACGAAGGAAATTATCTCTATTGGGAAGAGGGATTGAAAAAATACATTAAGTATTTACAACAGCATGACAAAGAAACAGGGCGTCCATACACTGGAAGGTATATCGGCTCTTTCGTTGCAGATTTCCATCGAAACTTAATCTATGGCGGAATATTTATTTATCCGAAGGATAATAGAAATCCAAGCGGCAAGCTCAGATTGATGTATGAATGCAATCCTCTCGCATTTATTTGTGAGCAAGCCGGCGGTAAAGCATCTGATGGACATACACGAATGCTCGATATTCAACCTAAAGAATTGCATCAAAGAATTCCTCTTTTTATTGGAAGTCTGCACGATGTGAGAATTGCCGAAGAATTCGTTCAGGGTCAAAGAGACTTAGACACTAAGTAA
- a CDS encoding amidohydrolase, which yields MKTLLIIILVIGFTLLTSCSKEMPDKVFINCKVYTMDEDNSIYEAVAVKDGLIFDLGTSDELKQKYTEAERIDLGGKFLFPGFIDAHGHISGYGDNLLEINLVGTDSQEEIAKLVKEKSAQLIPDEWIAGHGWDQNDWKDKSWPNHKILDQAAPNHPVYLTRIDGHALWVNKKALELAGITKETKDSDGGDIKRDANGNPTGVLIDNAMNLIYKVLPAVTEEMIQKTILASVQDLVTHGITSAHDMGASSRTINVMKLLADEGKLPIRIHAYIDGPGKTWNEYLEKGPMIGYGNNFVTVRGIKLFVDGAMGSRGALMSEPYNDDAKNFGLMLMSEDEIYKVTSNALKKGFQVATHGIGDEGIKLIFNAYEKALNENSNKDYRLRIEHVQVIDPVDVERFSKNGIIPSMQPVHATSDMPWAEARLGTERVKWSYAPKLVLKGSPIIAGGSDFPVENPSVLEGIYAGITRQDKNGYPRNWMDVMWLVDNKMWIISEEGIPDTTVFDGGWYPEEKLTIQEVLNEFTKWAAYAGFEEKKKGTIEIGKWADFTILDQDITSIEPKEILKTSVVMTVVDGKIVYEKK from the coding sequence ATGAAAACACTACTAATTATTATTTTGGTCATCGGTTTTACCCTTCTTACTTCTTGCAGCAAAGAAATGCCAGATAAAGTTTTCATCAATTGTAAAGTTTACACAATGGATGAGGATAATTCAATTTATGAAGCTGTAGCAGTTAAAGATGGGCTAATCTTCGATCTCGGAACTTCAGATGAGTTAAAACAAAAATACACTGAAGCTGAACGCATAGATCTTGGAGGTAAATTTTTGTTCCCGGGATTTATAGATGCTCATGGCCATATAAGTGGTTATGGTGATAATCTGCTTGAGATAAATTTAGTCGGTACTGATTCTCAAGAAGAAATTGCAAAGCTTGTTAAGGAAAAGTCAGCCCAACTAATTCCTGATGAATGGATTGCTGGGCATGGTTGGGATCAAAACGATTGGAAAGACAAGAGCTGGCCTAATCATAAAATTTTGGATCAAGCAGCTCCTAATCATCCCGTTTATCTTACGAGGATTGACGGACACGCTTTATGGGTAAACAAAAAAGCACTTGAACTTGCGGGCATCACCAAAGAAACAAAAGATTCTGATGGAGGCGATATAAAGCGTGATGCAAATGGAAATCCGACTGGAGTGTTGATCGATAATGCAATGAATTTAATCTATAAAGTTCTGCCTGCCGTTACAGAAGAGATGATACAAAAAACAATCCTGGCTTCGGTTCAAGATCTTGTAACTCACGGAATAACTTCAGCGCACGATATGGGTGCTAGTTCACGCACGATAAATGTTATGAAATTACTTGCTGATGAAGGCAAATTACCCATTCGCATACATGCGTACATCGATGGTCCTGGAAAAACTTGGAATGAATATCTTGAAAAAGGGCCAATGATCGGCTATGGAAATAATTTTGTAACAGTCAGAGGAATTAAATTATTTGTCGATGGTGCAATGGGCTCTCGCGGTGCACTAATGTCTGAGCCATATAATGATGACGCGAAAAATTTCGGTCTCATGTTAATGAGTGAAGACGAAATTTATAAAGTTACAAGTAATGCACTCAAAAAAGGATTTCAAGTTGCAACTCATGGAATTGGCGATGAAGGTATTAAGTTGATTTTTAATGCATATGAAAAAGCATTAAATGAAAATTCTAATAAAGATTATCGCTTGCGAATTGAACATGTGCAAGTTATTGATCCAGTTGACGTTGAACGATTTTCAAAAAATGGAATCATCCCAAGTATGCAGCCCGTCCATGCAACATCGGATATGCCCTGGGCAGAAGCACGGCTCGGAACTGAACGAGTGAAATGGTCTTACGCTCCTAAACTCGTATTAAAAGGGAGTCCGATTATTGCAGGCGGTTCAGATTTTCCGGTGGAGAATCCGAGTGTTCTTGAAGGAATCTACGCAGGTATTACACGACAGGATAAAAATGGTTATCCGCGTAATTGGATGGACGTTATGTGGCTTGTTGATAACAAGATGTGGATCATCTCGGAGGAAGGAATCCCAGACACAACCGTATTTGATGGAGGTTGGTATCCTGAAGAGAAATTGACAATTCAAGAAGTGCTGAATGAATTTACTAAATGGGCAGCTTATGCCGGTTTTGAAGAGAAGAAAAAAGGAACAATTGAAATTGGTAAGTGGGCAGACTTTACTATTCTCGATCAAGATATCACATCAATAGAGCCGAAGGAGATTCTTAAGACAAGTGTTGTCATGACTGTAGTTGATGGCAAGATAGTTTATGAGAAGAAATGA
- a CDS encoding 3-deoxy-D-manno-octulosonic acid transferase: MNKFWYIFYNYFLIHKFRFALGLLSLFNLKIRTALKERKDLFKNLSDIISQLDITKKNIWLHSSSVGEFEQAKPIIEKLKGTDKYNIVVSFLSPSGLHSAKRYESADAITYLPFDSKRNVNRFLELVNPIAFIIMRYDFWPNTIWQSYKRNIPIFLVDATMKGNSKRILPLVKNFHVQLFSCFTKILTISDIDRDRFLKFKLENDKVSTVGDTRYDRVFSKSQNALTKKILDEKIIKGKKVLVAGSTWREDEEEFLPAVLKLNQHIDNLLTIIVPHEPTVQTIEQIEYDLKGKVAVIRFSLLNQYKDEKVIIIDSIGILLTLYANADFAFVGGGFKSNIHNVLEPAVYGIPVMFGPKHSNSQEAESLIQIGGGFEVQNKKQLYKIMRRITLDDSFRKESGFAAKKFVETNLGATEKILDALRSYI, translated from the coding sequence ATGAATAAGTTCTGGTATATTTTTTATAATTATTTTCTCATTCACAAATTTCGCTTCGCACTTGGATTGCTCTCTTTATTTAATCTAAAAATTAGAACTGCATTAAAGGAGAGGAAGGATTTATTCAAGAACTTATCAGATATAATCTCGCAATTGGATATAACCAAAAAAAATATTTGGCTTCACTCATCTTCCGTTGGTGAATTTGAGCAGGCAAAACCAATAATTGAAAAATTAAAGGGAACAGATAAATACAACATAGTTGTCTCTTTTTTATCACCATCGGGATTGCACAGCGCAAAAAGATATGAATCGGCAGACGCAATTACATACTTACCATTTGATTCAAAACGGAATGTAAATCGATTTCTTGAACTCGTGAATCCGATCGCCTTCATTATTATGCGATATGATTTTTGGCCGAATACAATTTGGCAATCCTACAAAAGGAACATCCCAATATTTTTAGTCGATGCTACAATGAAGGGCAATTCGAAAAGAATACTTCCCTTGGTGAAAAATTTCCATGTACAATTATTCAGCTGCTTCACAAAAATTTTAACAATTTCCGACATTGATCGAGATAGGTTTCTGAAATTCAAGTTAGAGAATGATAAGGTATCAACTGTAGGTGATACCCGCTATGACAGAGTCTTCTCAAAGAGTCAAAATGCTTTAACAAAAAAAATCCTAGACGAGAAAATCATAAAGGGGAAAAAAGTTTTAGTTGCCGGAAGCACTTGGCGTGAAGATGAAGAGGAATTTTTACCGGCAGTTCTGAAACTCAATCAACACATCGATAATTTACTTACCATTATTGTTCCTCATGAACCGACAGTTCAAACGATTGAGCAAATAGAGTATGACTTGAAAGGAAAAGTTGCAGTAATTCGCTTTTCACTATTAAATCAATACAAAGACGAAAAGGTAATCATCATTGATTCAATTGGAATTCTTTTAACTCTCTATGCGAATGCCGACTTTGCTTTTGTTGGCGGTGGTTTCAAATCGAATATTCACAATGTGCTTGAACCCGCTGTTTACGGGATACCGGTGATGTTTGGACCGAAGCACTCAAATAGTCAAGAAGCAGAGAGTCTTATCCAAATCGGTGGCGGATTTGAAGTTCAAAATAAAAAACAGCTGTATAAAATTATGCGGAGAATCACACTTGACGATTCCTTCCGAAAAGAATCGGGCTTTGCAGCAAAGAAATTCGTCGAGACTAATCTCGGTGCTACTGAAAAAATCTTAGACGCTCTAAGAAGCTATATATAA